One genomic window of Candidatus Poribacteria bacterium includes the following:
- a CDS encoding sugar phosphate isomerase/epimerase — protein MKIGLRIPGTARQLPFADFCKWCADNGFEAVDIGETTPEIVQTARDAGLVIGSADLPGVSDLLSAKKSKQRAGASAAKAAIEAAADNDVHIMFCVFVPEDASLGRAKNFDIWKQTIPPIAEFAASKGVTIAVEGWPGPGPAYPALGCTPEMWRAMFAECSSPGLGLNYDPSHLVRIGIDYIRALNEFAPYVKHVHGKDTAFDEEALYLHGNLGPSFQSARGFGEDWWRYTIPGDGIVDWLRVVQRLEDEGFDGIVSVELEDYRYWRTWEAESDGLRRSREFLAEFVR, from the coding sequence ATGAAAATAGGATTACGAATTCCGGGCACAGCCCGACAATTGCCTTTCGCAGATTTTTGTAAATGGTGTGCGGATAACGGGTTTGAAGCCGTTGACATTGGAGAAACGACCCCCGAAATTGTCCAAACAGCAAGAGATGCCGGTCTTGTGATCGGGAGCGCGGATCTCCCGGGTGTCAGCGACTTACTCAGCGCAAAAAAATCTAAACAGAGAGCCGGGGCTTCGGCAGCAAAAGCCGCCATCGAAGCCGCCGCTGACAACGATGTCCATATTATGTTCTGTGTCTTTGTGCCAGAAGATGCCAGTCTCGGCAGAGCAAAAAACTTTGATATTTGGAAGCAAACCATCCCACCTATCGCCGAATTCGCCGCCTCTAAAGGTGTAACGATCGCGGTAGAGGGATGGCCCGGTCCCGGTCCCGCGTATCCTGCCCTCGGTTGTACACCGGAGATGTGGCGTGCGATGTTCGCAGAATGTTCATCCCCGGGATTAGGACTTAACTACGATCCATCACACCTCGTCAGAATCGGTATCGACTATATCCGCGCCCTGAACGAATTCGCGCCCTACGTCAAACATGTCCATGGGAAGGACACAGCCTTCGACGAAGAAGCACTCTACCTACACGGTAATTTGGGACCGAGTTTCCAATCTGCACGCGGTTTCGGTGAAGATTGGTGGCGTTATACGATCCCTGGTGACGGGATAGTGGATTGGTTGAGGGTGGTTCAACGCTTAGAAGACGAGGGTTTTGATGGGATCGTCAGCGTAGAACTTGAAGATTACCGGTATTGGCGAACGTGGGAAGCAGAATCGGACGGTCTGCGCCGCTCACGCGAATTCCTCGCGGAGTTTGTCCGGTAA
- a CDS encoding DUF2779 domain-containing protein, translated as MPSYLTTAKYLNGIHCLKRLWYEEKHPEKAPPFSLFQQRLFEQRKALKTLVYSGFPEGVYIDAEEPDVAVWQTETAISRGESCIFNAAFHSNGAFVQSDILQKNEKGWHIIEFRASKKIKKEYLLNLALQKHILDASDVPISATQLLLLNEACVYPDLSNLFVFEDVTDKVNVLEQEVPDALRTFNTIRHSDVEPSVLIGKNLCNRPYRCPFKTPCWAFMPKNSVFTIPKIKDPEATLLAESGIFRLSDLPTDFPLTPAQSNYVDSVLENRPVINRAAIRRALANLQYPIHFLDFEADRPVVPRFNGFKVYEEFPFQFSCHILQSDGVVTHHEYLHPDTTDPRPPLLHSLLAHISDQGSIVVYNLSTERRILRGLAESFPEYASALRSIIKRLWDQLTVLRKHYEHPDFCGSKSLKTVLPVLVPSLSYKTLDIQEGGDAPAVWNLMLSASSETEKQEWDRRLRTYCKLDTLAMVEIHKVLQEKSTYPA; from the coding sequence ATGCCAAGCTACCTCACAACAGCAAAGTATTTGAACGGCATCCATTGTCTCAAACGGCTCTGGTATGAAGAAAAACATCCCGAAAAAGCACCGCCCTTCTCCTTGTTCCAACAGAGACTTTTCGAGCAACGCAAAGCGTTAAAAACCCTCGTCTACTCCGGATTCCCAGAGGGTGTGTACATTGACGCTGAAGAGCCTGATGTTGCCGTCTGGCAAACCGAAACCGCAATAAGCCGTGGCGAATCCTGTATCTTCAACGCTGCCTTCCATTCAAATGGTGCTTTCGTCCAATCCGATATTCTCCAAAAAAACGAAAAAGGGTGGCACATCATTGAATTTAGAGCATCGAAGAAGATCAAAAAGGAATATCTCCTTAACTTGGCTCTACAAAAGCACATATTGGATGCATCTGATGTACCGATCTCTGCGACGCAATTGCTGCTCCTAAACGAAGCGTGCGTCTATCCTGATTTGTCCAATCTGTTTGTTTTTGAAGATGTGACGGATAAGGTTAATGTGTTAGAACAGGAAGTCCCTGACGCTCTACGGACGTTCAATACGATACGCCACAGCGATGTTGAACCGAGCGTCCTGATTGGGAAAAATCTATGTAACCGACCCTATAGATGCCCGTTCAAGACACCCTGTTGGGCGTTTATGCCTAAAAATTCGGTCTTTACTATTCCGAAAATCAAAGATCCTGAAGCGACTTTGCTGGCAGAGAGTGGCATTTTTCGTCTCTCCGACCTCCCAACCGATTTCCCGTTGACACCGGCACAAAGCAATTATGTTGACAGCGTTCTCGAAAACAGACCAGTCATCAACAGAGCCGCAATTCGACGAGCGTTAGCAAACTTGCAATATCCGATCCATTTTCTCGACTTTGAAGCCGATAGACCTGTGGTCCCACGGTTCAACGGTTTCAAGGTATACGAAGAATTTCCGTTTCAGTTCAGTTGTCACATTCTTCAATCTGATGGTGTGGTTACACATCACGAATACTTGCATCCTGATACAACCGATCCACGTCCGCCGCTCTTGCACTCCCTGCTCGCGCACATCTCCGACCAAGGTTCCATCGTCGTTTACAATCTATCCACCGAACGTCGGATACTCAGAGGTTTGGCTGAATCTTTTCCGGAATACGCTTCGGCACTTCGATCAATCATTAAAAGACTCTGGGATCAGTTAACGGTGCTCAGAAAACACTACGAACACCCGGATTTCTGTGGGTCTAAATCCCTCAAGACGGTCCTTCCTGTATTAGTGCCTTCGCTTTCCTATAAGACTTTAGACATCCAAGAGGGCGGAGACGCGCCAGCGGTTTGGAATTTGATGCTCAGTGCGAGCAGTGAAACCGAAAAGCAAGAATGGGATCGACGTTTGAGAACTTACTGTAAACTCGATACGCTTGCGATGGTCGAAATCCATAAGGTGTTGCAAGAAAAAAGCACCTACCCCGCATAA
- a CDS encoding GldG family protein: MEANKRVTGPLLGFLTLIFSFIAIASWLFQARLVFWICLLLALISLGIFACLRFTDFRNFFISRQARYGANVALSIVGVIGIVVFVNAIVVRQFDKQIDLTKLQLYTLSEQTQTVLKDLKKEIRVIAFFSDETSQSAARAKDILELYQRETELLTFSFKNPYIDLQLSTRYQLRYDGTIIFDSEDRYEKVGAVEEQKFTSAILKLIREETKKVYFLVGHKEHEIGDFNNDGYSEVRTELENQNYAAFSLSLLTEPDIPADCELLVIAGPKTALTANEINIVAKYLRRNGKLFLMLDPSLASAEDANRGLVRLMRRWGIAIGNDIVIDETQFVPLFGPRAPVPGFELHEITRAMRDPVAFPVTRSVTPIADSVSHLSVKSLAKTVGGTDDSWGEKQRDTDGTFSGSFTYTPGTDLPPPVSVAVAAEKKAEQNSDGNAARGPTRIVVFGDSDFAANAAFREANRDLFLSTINWLTLEEDLIAIRPIDLQGQTLRQMRVHDTRLVQITSVFLIPSTVFLAGLIVWWQRRKGEDA; encoded by the coding sequence ATGGAAGCCAACAAAAGGGTGACAGGTCCGCTCCTCGGTTTCCTAACGCTAATTTTCAGTTTCATTGCGATCGCCAGTTGGCTCTTTCAAGCGAGGCTCGTTTTTTGGATCTGCCTCTTGCTCGCGCTGATCTCACTCGGCATTTTCGCATGCTTACGATTCACTGATTTTAGGAATTTCTTCATCAGCCGCCAAGCGCGTTACGGAGCGAACGTCGCTTTAAGTATCGTTGGAGTTATCGGCATTGTGGTTTTTGTCAATGCTATTGTTGTCCGTCAGTTTGATAAACAGATAGATTTAACAAAGTTGCAGCTTTACACGCTTTCGGAACAAACGCAGACCGTTCTCAAAGACCTTAAAAAGGAAATCCGGGTCATAGCGTTTTTCAGCGACGAAACCTCACAGTCAGCGGCTCGTGCGAAAGATATATTAGAATTGTACCAGCGTGAAACTGAACTTTTAACCTTTTCATTTAAAAATCCTTACATCGACCTCCAACTGAGCACCAGATATCAACTGCGATACGATGGGACAATCATTTTCGATAGCGAGGACCGATACGAAAAAGTCGGAGCGGTTGAGGAACAGAAATTCACGAGTGCGATTCTTAAACTCATCCGAGAGGAGACGAAAAAGGTTTACTTCCTTGTGGGTCACAAAGAACATGAAATCGGTGATTTCAATAATGACGGATATAGTGAAGTTCGGACGGAGTTAGAGAATCAGAACTATGCGGCGTTTTCCCTTTCGCTCTTGACAGAACCGGACATTCCAGCGGATTGTGAATTGCTTGTCATCGCCGGTCCAAAAACCGCCTTGACGGCTAATGAAATTAACATAGTGGCGAAATACTTAAGGCGTAATGGAAAATTGTTCTTGATGCTCGATCCGTCGTTAGCCTCCGCAGAAGATGCAAACAGAGGACTCGTTCGACTCATGAGGAGATGGGGAATCGCGATCGGAAATGATATTGTCATCGACGAGACCCAGTTCGTACCGCTGTTCGGACCCCGCGCACCGGTCCCAGGGTTTGAACTGCACGAGATTACGCGTGCGATGAGAGATCCTGTCGCATTTCCTGTGACCCGCTCTGTCACACCGATAGCAGATAGCGTCTCGCACCTCAGCGTCAAATCGCTTGCCAAAACCGTTGGTGGCACAGACGACAGCTGGGGCGAAAAGCAACGCGACACGGATGGCACGTTCAGTGGATCGTTTACTTACACGCCCGGCACAGACCTGCCGCCCCCGGTATCTGTTGCCGTTGCCGCTGAGAAAAAAGCCGAACAAAACAGCGATGGGAATGCCGCACGCGGTCCGACGCGAATCGTTGTTTTTGGGGACTCAGATTTCGCAGCGAATGCGGCTTTCCGAGAGGCAAACCGCGACCTCTTTCTCTCTACAATCAATTGGCTTACATTAGAAGAGGATCTCATCGCGATCCGTCCTATCGACTTACAGGGGCAAACGCTGCGCCAAATGCGCGTTCACGATACACGTTTAGTTCAAATAACATCTGTATTCCTGATACCTTCAACCGTCTTTCTCGCTGGACTTATCGTTTGGTGGCAACGCCGTAAAGGAGAGGACGCGTGA
- a CDS encoding DUF4340 domain-containing protein, protein MNFRTTLIIIVLLGGIAGAYFLFFQESPENASTSEKPPIHQVYGITREKVQQVEVMFADKAYQDLKLVKGVSGNWQLENPFQADADSEKVNQMLDDILNKRIKQTLEVTTLAEYGLDIPSIILSLWTEQASPAVTFSIGKKAIHFSVYVKERSEAHIFLIESSALDDLTKSPTDLRDPSVIKFNAETVSKIQLASRDIGRNSDQRSAVSGQRNSGQKENLLTDSRLLKADGYTTLNCEKRDGTWRVTHPIEAKADTQEIENLLSELRSLQVSTFEADQADANTPAELERTGLDTPRVQIKLTDGNSIYGLNIGAEVPPENGTLGHVYVKSVHQDAIYTVSNDIYRLLNTSVFDLRDKRIIDFQRTDTIRIQIKQDQETTVCTKNSDNTWELQTPTGKVKADAKVVDDLIFGVDSLEAAAFVDTPPKNLAFYGLASPSIEVAFTQRGEEKPAVLHIGDSTEDGTVYVRAEPSNQIARVERDLIDKIALGAAWLRDKQILNFHIDDAIRFTLHGEDSLTCQRLGTNWRLTSPVKEEANNAEVNAIIYELDDLMADTYVRSEPALTDAVTGFSTPQFQITIELRNQKVYTLQVGNPTEASGRFYARLQHEPNLIFLLNAELVPKLKTTLTRLRTPQ, encoded by the coding sequence GTGAATTTCAGGACGACCCTTATCATTATAGTTCTCCTCGGAGGCATTGCGGGCGCGTATTTCCTATTTTTTCAGGAATCGCCAGAGAACGCATCAACAAGTGAAAAACCGCCGATCCATCAGGTTTACGGTATAACGCGAGAAAAGGTCCAACAGGTGGAAGTTATGTTCGCGGATAAGGCATACCAAGATCTGAAATTGGTAAAAGGTGTGTCTGGGAACTGGCAATTGGAAAACCCTTTTCAAGCAGATGCGGACAGTGAAAAAGTGAACCAAATGTTAGACGACATACTCAATAAACGCATCAAGCAGACGCTTGAGGTAACAACGCTGGCAGAGTACGGTCTGGATATACCGAGCATCATACTTTCGCTGTGGACAGAACAGGCATCACCAGCGGTAACCTTTTCTATCGGTAAGAAAGCGATTCATTTTTCTGTCTATGTCAAAGAGAGATCCGAAGCACATATCTTTTTGATCGAATCCAGTGCGCTTGACGATCTGACGAAATCCCCGACAGACCTCCGCGACCCGTCGGTTATTAAGTTCAACGCGGAAACGGTGTCTAAGATTCAGCTTGCGTCCAGAGATATAGGGCGGAATAGCGATCAGCGATCAGCGGTCAGCGGTCAGCGGAATAGCGGTCAGAAAGAGAACCTCCTTACCGATAGCCGATTGCTGAAAGCTGACGGCTATACAACCCTTAATTGCGAAAAGCGAGATGGGACATGGCGTGTCACGCATCCGATCGAAGCAAAAGCAGACACCCAAGAAATTGAGAATCTTCTTTCGGAATTGCGTTCATTGCAGGTGTCAACATTTGAAGCCGACCAAGCAGACGCGAATACGCCAGCGGAGTTAGAAAGGACCGGGTTAGACACGCCACGCGTCCAGATAAAACTGACAGATGGAAATAGCATCTACGGGCTTAACATCGGTGCAGAAGTCCCGCCAGAAAATGGGACTCTGGGACACGTCTACGTCAAATCCGTTCACCAAGACGCCATCTACACCGTCAGCAATGACATCTATCGACTTCTCAATACATCTGTTTTCGATCTGCGCGATAAAAGGATTATAGACTTCCAACGGACGGATACAATTCGTATCCAAATCAAACAGGATCAGGAGACGACTGTCTGCACCAAAAACTCTGATAATACATGGGAATTACAAACCCCGACAGGAAAAGTGAAGGCAGATGCGAAAGTGGTGGATGATCTGATTTTTGGCGTAGATTCCCTCGAAGCTGCTGCTTTTGTTGACACGCCTCCGAAAAACCTTGCGTTTTACGGCTTAGCGTCACCGTCAATTGAGGTTGCCTTTACGCAACGTGGTGAAGAAAAACCAGCGGTGTTACATATTGGAGACTCTACCGAAGACGGAACCGTCTACGTTAGAGCCGAGCCGTCCAATCAAATCGCCCGTGTCGAACGCGATTTAATCGACAAGATTGCGCTCGGTGCGGCATGGTTAAGAGATAAACAGATTCTCAACTTCCACATTGACGACGCGATTCGGTTCACTTTGCACGGAGAAGATTCGCTGACATGCCAACGCCTCGGGACGAACTGGCGACTCACCTCGCCGGTGAAAGAAGAGGCGAACAACGCAGAAGTTAACGCTATCATCTACGAACTCGATGATCTGATGGCAGACACTTATGTTCGGAGCGAACCCGCACTCACCGATGCGGTGACAGGCTTCAGCACCCCGCAGTTCCAAATTACCATCGAATTGCGGAATCAGAAGGTGTATACCTTGCAAGTTGGAAACCCGACAGAGGCATCCGGGCGTTTTTACGCTCGGCTTCAACACGAACCGAATTTAATCTTTCTGCTTAATGCGGAACTCGTTCCGAAACTGAAAACTACACTTACACGGCTTCGGACGCCGCAATAG
- a CDS encoding glycosyltransferase family 2 protein — translation MQIYIIATAYFFVIIELLIISRSFRYARRERRADRPTYTPKVAIIAPHYGWDADTAEHAEGLLYQTYVGEYEVFFVTHQKADVGHDVSYPYLCDIADGHPHAHVLLAPNIVDNKLPRSQKVQNLMTAIEKLPDDIEVIAFVDADVGIREDWLTLLVNPLQEPEIGTTVGGRFYFPQTWNIASLVEAIWVNFQMSFQGDHPLSMVWGGSNAFRREMLEKAHILQRWEEATIEDHNTTLAMKDVKHKVHFVPDCVAITRTTNRTWRQIVEFTNRQMIMTFHMGLWKQWLASLIVLLPKSLCVFGMIPLLFYRDGFLPIVFIPFLEAFGYRLYAKNLPKWLREMPKMRETIGVTSYVASVSLLLGGLNALYAVFQRKITWGGVRYEILSATKCRVLGTVKSRRKNND, via the coding sequence ATGCAGATCTATATTATCGCAACCGCTTACTTTTTCGTTATTATCGAACTGCTGATTATTAGCCGGTCCTTTCGGTACGCTCGGCGCGAACGTAGGGCGGATCGACCGACTTACACCCCAAAGGTGGCAATCATCGCGCCTCACTATGGATGGGATGCCGACACAGCAGAACACGCCGAAGGACTCTTGTATCAAACGTATGTGGGTGAATATGAAGTCTTCTTCGTCACACATCAGAAAGCGGACGTAGGACACGATGTCTCTTATCCATATCTGTGCGACATTGCTGACGGTCATCCGCATGCACACGTGTTGTTAGCACCGAATATCGTTGATAACAAACTGCCACGCTCACAAAAGGTGCAGAACCTCATGACAGCGATAGAAAAACTCCCAGATGATATCGAAGTCATAGCGTTTGTAGATGCCGATGTTGGTATCCGCGAAGATTGGCTAACGCTGCTTGTGAACCCGCTTCAAGAACCAGAAATAGGGACAACCGTGGGTGGACGTTTCTATTTCCCGCAAACATGGAATATCGCATCTCTGGTGGAAGCCATCTGGGTAAACTTCCAGATGAGTTTCCAAGGTGATCATCCGCTCTCAATGGTCTGGGGCGGTTCTAACGCCTTTCGACGCGAGATGCTTGAGAAGGCACACATCCTTCAACGCTGGGAAGAAGCCACCATCGAAGATCACAATACGACTTTGGCAATGAAAGATGTTAAACACAAGGTGCATTTTGTCCCAGATTGCGTAGCAATTACACGCACCACCAATCGGACATGGCGCCAAATTGTGGAATTCACGAACCGCCAGATGATTATGACCTTCCACATGGGACTTTGGAAGCAGTGGCTCGCGAGCCTCATCGTGCTTCTCCCGAAAAGTCTCTGTGTGTTTGGAATGATTCCACTCCTATTTTATCGTGACGGGTTTCTGCCGATTGTCTTCATTCCGTTTCTGGAAGCATTTGGTTACAGGCTCTACGCCAAAAATCTACCAAAATGGCTTCGCGAAATGCCGAAGATGCGGGAGACAATTGGCGTAACCTCTTATGTCGCTTCAGTTTCGCTATTGCTCGGAGGCCTGAACGCCCTCTATGCAGTATTCCAGCGGAAAATTACCTGGGGTGGGGTGCGCTACGAAATTTTGTCGGCAACGAAATGTCGGGTTTTAGGGACGGTAAAGTCCAGACGGAAAAACAACGATTAA
- a CDS encoding phytanoyl-CoA dioxygenase family protein, which produces MEASPEKYLPHLITEEERTHFEENGYLYIPNALSTEMREQLIHAVDTLHNKALATGRAKPDSHWGWSDFLGADDALLNLVDLHTTLPKVWGILGWNIYLYHAHMHVKPPAPPDAEEGEGWLEWHQDSGRVNIELETDPRPRLSLKVAYFLTDVSEPGRGNFYIRPGSHLKSDMTVPTSEISRDPREATAEDIPDDAMPVCVEPGTAVLFDRRLWHSRSPNNSQMTRKALFYGYGYRWIRPKDEMTVEPLYEKCDAIRRQLLGAATRNNGRYVPSEDDVPLRGWLLENLGDDPTLAMGPRHA; this is translated from the coding sequence ATGGAAGCTTCGCCTGAGAAGTATCTTCCTCACCTAATTACAGAAGAAGAGCGCACTCATTTTGAAGAAAATGGCTACCTATACATCCCGAACGCCCTCTCTACTGAAATGCGGGAACAACTCATACACGCCGTGGACACGTTGCACAACAAAGCACTCGCTACAGGTAGAGCAAAGCCCGACTCACACTGGGGTTGGTCGGATTTCTTAGGTGCCGACGACGCGCTCTTAAATCTCGTTGATCTGCACACGACGTTACCGAAAGTCTGGGGAATTTTGGGATGGAATATCTACCTATACCACGCCCACATGCACGTTAAACCGCCAGCCCCACCCGATGCCGAAGAGGGTGAAGGATGGTTGGAATGGCACCAAGACAGTGGACGCGTTAACATCGAGTTGGAAACCGATCCACGCCCGCGTTTGTCCTTGAAAGTGGCATATTTCCTCACAGATGTCTCTGAACCCGGACGTGGTAACTTCTACATCCGCCCCGGCAGCCATCTAAAGTCGGATATGACTGTTCCAACGTCCGAAATCAGTCGCGACCCACGCGAAGCAACCGCAGAGGACATCCCTGACGACGCGATGCCGGTCTGTGTGGAACCCGGAACCGCTGTTCTCTTCGACAGACGCCTCTGGCACTCGCGGAGTCCAAACAACTCCCAAATGACCCGAAAGGCACTCTTCTACGGCTACGGCTACCGTTGGATCCGTCCGAAAGACGAGATGACGGTCGAACCCCTCTATGAAAAGTGCGATGCGATTCGTCGACAACTGCTCGGTGCCGCTACCCGAAACAACGGACGCTACGTCCCTTCGGAAGACGATGTGCCGCTGCGCGGATGGCTTCTTGAAAACCTTGGGGACGATCCTACGCTTGCGATGGGACCCCGGCATGCTTAA
- the msrB gene encoding peptide-methionine (R)-S-oxide reductase MsrB, whose protein sequence is MAEAEKIIKSEEEWQEQLTPEEYKVTRKKGTERAFTGQYHDSKEEGTYHCICCGSPLFSSEAKYDSGTGWPSFWDAVSPESIETKSDRSIFFMPRTEVVCSRCDAHLGHVFNDGPPPTGMRYCMNSAALTLVKPEDKS, encoded by the coding sequence ATGGCAGAAGCCGAAAAAATTATTAAATCAGAAGAAGAATGGCAAGAACAACTCACACCAGAAGAATATAAGGTAACCCGGAAGAAGGGGACAGAACGCGCCTTTACAGGGCAATACCACGACAGCAAAGAGGAAGGCACCTATCACTGTATCTGCTGTGGAAGCCCGCTCTTTAGTTCCGAAGCCAAGTACGATTCAGGAACGGGGTGGCCCAGTTTTTGGGACGCTGTTTCCCCAGAATCCATTGAGACGAAATCGGACCGTAGCATATTTTTCATGCCACGCACCGAAGTCGTCTGTAGCCGGTGTGATGCACACCTCGGACACGTCTTTAACGACGGACCGCCACCGACAGGCATGCGTTACTGCATGAATTCTGCGGCACTGACACTGGTAAAACCGGAAGACAAATCTTAA
- a CDS encoding radical SAM protein, producing MALRSRISSRFLVNELATAISEDWGTSRKFMRYQLAKESFSWRHPLGAKHGKGDPIELVSLRITDMCNLRCHSCGQWGDNGYLVGESLKDLKQREVPVEVYKNLVDQIVDQGWSPVWYIWGGEPMLYPGIIELMHYIKARGMPISLVSNATNIARRADDILETCKIIYLSVDGPNEEIHNTQRPGVSENYDNFKDVKAALETLNAEKEKRNVAFPYIVPLSCVTMYNIDYVVDLYKFTSQYADAQIFYLTWWIDSESAQEHTEEFEKRFGFKPQTHYGWIGTWKDFDHGVILDRFEEMESLSNEQKRCPPIMMPRLNTKGEIQRYYTDHEQTFGYNQCVSIYMTMEIDSNGDVSLCRDYHDYIIGNIKTDKVVDMWNNQKAMKFRQSVSNDGPMPVCRRCCGLMGF from the coding sequence ATGGCACTACGAAGTCGAATCTCATCAAGATTTCTCGTTAACGAACTCGCCACCGCCATATCGGAGGATTGGGGGACTTCGCGGAAGTTCATGCGTTACCAACTCGCCAAAGAAAGTTTCAGCTGGCGGCACCCGCTCGGTGCGAAACACGGCAAAGGAGACCCCATCGAACTGGTAAGCCTCCGCATTACCGACATGTGTAACCTCCGTTGCCATTCTTGTGGACAATGGGGAGATAACGGTTATCTTGTCGGGGAATCTCTCAAAGATCTCAAACAACGCGAAGTCCCTGTCGAAGTCTACAAGAATCTCGTCGATCAGATTGTCGACCAAGGTTGGTCCCCAGTTTGGTACATCTGGGGTGGTGAACCGATGCTTTACCCGGGTATCATCGAATTGATGCACTACATCAAAGCGCGCGGAATGCCGATATCACTCGTCAGTAACGCAACCAACATCGCAAGACGTGCCGATGACATCTTGGAAACCTGCAAAATTATCTATCTGAGCGTTGATGGACCGAATGAGGAGATCCACAACACGCAGCGTCCCGGTGTCTCTGAAAACTATGACAATTTCAAGGATGTCAAAGCCGCGCTGGAAACACTCAATGCGGAAAAAGAGAAACGGAATGTCGCATTCCCTTATATTGTCCCGCTGAGCTGCGTCACAATGTATAACATCGATTATGTCGTGGATCTCTATAAGTTCACGAGTCAATATGCCGATGCGCAAATATTTTATTTGACGTGGTGGATAGATTCCGAATCGGCGCAGGAACACACAGAAGAGTTTGAAAAACGCTTCGGATTCAAACCGCAAACGCATTACGGGTGGATAGGGACATGGAAGGACTTTGATCACGGTGTCATCTTGGATCGCTTTGAAGAGATGGAAAGCCTCTCCAACGAACAGAAACGCTGTCCACCGATTATGATGCCGAGGCTCAACACAAAAGGCGAAATCCAACGCTATTACACAGATCACGAGCAGACCTTTGGGTACAATCAGTGTGTCAGTATCTACATGACTATGGAGATCGATAGCAACGGTGACGTCAGCCTCTGTCGCGATTATCACGACTACATCATTGGTAATATCAAAACGGACAAGGTTGTCGATATGTGGAACAACCAGAAGGCGATGAAGTTCCGACAGTCCGTGAGTAATGATGGACCGATGCCCGTCTGTCGCCGCTGCTGCGGACTCATGGGTTTTTAA
- the mdh gene encoding malate dehydrogenase, with product MEAEVARKKISVIGAGNVGATAAFLIAQKQLGDVVMIDIVDGVPQGKALDMAQMGPVEMFDAAIDGDLDYTATAGSDLVIITSGSPRKPGMTREDLLQTNANIVGSVTENVVKNSPDCIIMMLTNPLDIMTYHAWKVSGFPSDRVVGQAGVLDSARFRYFISLELGVSMEDIHALVLGGHGDTMVPLPRYTTVNGIPIPQLIPEDRIEAMAQRTRDGGAEIVNLLKTSGYYAAGASLAQMAEAIILDKKRLLPCSAHLTGQYGIDDLYIGVPIKLGGNGVEEIIEIELTDDEIGSLQHSAATYKEGIELLGY from the coding sequence ATGGAGGCAGAAGTGGCAAGAAAAAAAATCAGTGTTATCGGTGCGGGAAACGTCGGCGCAACAGCGGCGTTTCTGATCGCACAAAAACAACTCGGGGATGTCGTCATGATAGACATTGTAGACGGTGTCCCGCAAGGTAAGGCATTGGACATGGCACAAATGGGTCCCGTAGAGATGTTTGATGCTGCAATCGACGGAGATCTGGACTACACAGCAACCGCAGGCTCCGATCTCGTAATTATCACATCAGGTTCCCCACGAAAACCGGGAATGACGCGTGAAGATCTGTTGCAAACGAACGCCAATATCGTTGGTAGCGTCACAGAGAACGTCGTAAAAAATTCGCCAGACTGCATTATCATGATGCTCACGAATCCCCTCGATATCATGACCTACCATGCGTGGAAGGTCTCAGGCTTCCCATCCGATCGCGTCGTCGGACAGGCAGGCGTGTTGGATTCGGCACGGTTCCGCTATTTCATCTCGCTCGAACTCGGTGTCTCCATGGAAGACATCCATGCGCTTGTCCTCGGTGGCCACGGCGACACGATGGTTCCGCTCCCACGTTATACGACCGTCAACGGTATCCCGATCCCGCAACTCATACCGGAAGACCGCATCGAAGCGATGGCACAACGGACTCGCGACGGTGGTGCTGAAATCGTTAACCTTCTTAAAACGAGTGGCTATTATGCCGCCGGTGCCTCGTTGGCACAGATGGCAGAAGCTATCATCCTCGATAAGAAACGGCTGCTCCCTTGCTCTGCACACCTCACCGGACAATACGGTATTGACGACCTCTATATCGGTGTTCCGATTAAACTCGGTGGAAACGGTGTGGAAGAGATCATTGAGATCGAATTAACGGATGACGAAATCGGCTCTTTACAACATTCCGCAGCGACCTATAAAGAAGGCATCGAATTGCTGGGGTACTAA